In Bacteroides cellulosilyticus, the genomic stretch ATTTGTTCCGGTTTTGTCCAGTAGAGCGGAGTCAGCGGGTCAATCAAAAGAAGCATCTCGAAGGAAGAACCATAACCTTGTTCGGATATACCACGAGTACTCCATTTCTCAATAGAGGTGTTGGTACCTACTTTCAACCAATCCTTAATCATATAATCGGCATTGATTTGAGCAGTAAGACGTTCGTACTTATCTTTGCTACCCTTAACGATACCGTCTTGGTTCACATGGTTCACACTTAAGAAATATGAACCGCGGTCGTTGCCACCTTCTAAAGTAAGGGTGTGTTGTTGAGCCCAAGTATCTTCGAAATAAGCCTTCAACCAGTCTGTATTGGTATTAGGATCCCATCCGTATTGAGTTTGAGCATCAGCCAAAGCGGCATTCACAGATTCAGCGCCAAGCTGCATAGTCATCCAGTCCTTGAATTGAGTAGCGTTAAGAAGACTGGGTACGTCACCGAGTGATTGGTTAGTCCACTTGCCGCTATAAGTAATAGAACTTCGTCCTTTTTTACCCGATTTAGTAGTGATAAGAACAACACCGTTACCGGCTTCAGCGCCATAGATAGCAGCCGAAGCAGCATCCTTCAATACTTCCATTGATTCAATCATAGAAGGATCGAGGTATTGGATAGAGCTGACTTGCAAACCATCAACAATCAACAAAGGACCGATGTTGTTTGAGTTTGAAGAATAACCACGAACGCGGATTGATGCGCCTTGACCCGGTTTACCGGAACCATTCAGAATTTGTACACCCGATGCCTTACCTTGCAAAGCAGCGGCAGCATCGGTAGTAGACAAACCTTTCAGCTCATCGGCCTTTACTGAAGCTACCGAACCGGTAAGGTCACTCTTGCGTTGCACGCCATAACCTACAACCACTACTTCGTCAAGTACTTCGGTGTCTTCTTCCAGACGGAAGTTGATTACGTTACGACCACTCACTTTTACAGTCTGTGACTTGTACCCTATAAAAGATGCTTCAAGGGTAGCATTACTACTTTCAACTGATATAGAATAATTACCATTGAGGTCGGTAATACAACCGTTGTGGGTTCCATTCTCCAGAATAGTCACCCCAATCATCGGCTCAGAATCATTGGCCGAGACAACAGTACCCTTGACTTGAAATTGCGCCGATGCTGACATACATGCCAAAAGCATAAGCATAAACAGAAAAGGAATCTTCTGATTTTTTTTGACTACATTTTTCATCATAATTAGTTTAAGAATTAATAATTGCGTTTTTCATTCATCATTAGCTACCGCTACAATAGTTCTCTAGCTATCATCATACATACATTTCATAGTTTTCAATTATTTAAGATTAATATAAGAGAAAGGCAATTCATTTTTTAACTCTGAATCGGCAAGACAACTGCTGAGTCGCATTATTAATTTAAACTGGTTGCCTGAGCCGATTCATTATTTTTGAGTGGGGTTACCCGTTCATAGCACTTTAAGGTAATAGGGTTTGTTGTTAATGATCACGGAAATTCCATTTGGAATTATCACTGTTCATATCGAATTCGCCGAGAGAAGGAGTGCTGTCTCCTACGGATACCAGAACCAGTTCCTTGTCAGTTCCCGGCACTTCTTTGGGCATGATCCGGTAGGTGCCGTCTGTCAACTGGTCGATTCGCCACAGTTGTTCGGGGGCTCCCGTGAACTCAGGAACTGTCACGACTTCCGCATCTGTCGTGGCGGCCAGTGCGCGATTGGTTCCTTCAATCACAATCTTGTAATAAGGGCCGCCCAGATATCCGCCTCCATCGGGCACGGCAGTAATGGTCCACTTCTGATGAGGACGGAACATATAATCGCCGATTCTTACGTTGATTTTTCCTTGTGGCCAAGTCCCGATCACATCTTCCAACGTCTGCGATTTCAAAGGTACGACGGGCGTGTCATCTTTTTCCCAAAAGCGGTGTCTGGTATATTCCATACGTACAAAATCGACGGCAAGTTCAAGGGCATACCCTCTACGCTCGGATTCAATCTCATACGTTCCCTCTTTGAAGACCTCGCCGGCAACGGGCCAGCCGTTCTTCCATAAAAGCGGGCGTATGCCCAGCACACTGCGGCCACCCTGGTCGAAATCGGCCTCAAAGTGGCATGACATCTTCTCCACTCCATCGGCCACTTTGAAAAGCCCGAAGTGTCCCGGACCGGTTTGGCGGTTACCTGCGGCAATCACCATCTTGCCACCGCCTTCCAGCATTTTTCTTCCCATATTATCGACATACGGTCCCGTCACTTTGCGCGAGCGGCCGACAACAATATTGTAGGTGGAGTTCGGGCCATCGCAGCAAGTGCCGTGTGTTCCCAGAAGGTAATACCAGCCATCACGATAGATCAGATCGGTTGCTTCACAGTCAATGGCGATGTCGATTTCTTTGTTGCCCTCCATCCGTTTGCCGGTTGCGGGGTCGAGTTCTACAAGCCTGATAAAGCCGAAATACGTGCCGTAAGACAACCACAAGCGTCCGTCTGTCGGGTCGAGCAGAAGTCCGGCATCAATGGCATCGCAATCTTCATCATTCACTGAGGAGGCCACTTCTATAGGCTCCGTATATTTAAAATCCGGGGAATTGGGGTCTAGAGTTTTATTCCACATGGTTAATACTTTACCGCTGTGTCCTCCGCCGAGCCCTCCTCCTGTGGCACTGTAAGCAATCAGATAGCGGTCGCCAATTTTCACGGCATCGGGTGCGGCGCCTCCGCCGGGCCTTACTCCACCACCATTCCATGTCCAGCCGTCTTCAGATATCAATCCGCCTCCACCTGTGCCGAAAGTGTAATATTTACCATCGCACTCCATGATAGTGGACGGGTCGTGGATGTATGGAGTGCCGATTTGTGCAATTGCTTTTTCAGATGTCAATACAAACATCAGGGCTGCCGTGCCCAGAAGTATAGCTTTTGTTTTCATGATCATTTATAGCTGATAGTAATGTTTTTAACGGGTGTTCCATTCTCATTGAGGAAGCGAACACAGAAATCACTCATTCCGGGACCGTTGATGATGGCTCCGCGAATGATGTTCTTGCCCTTCTTTAAAGTCAGCCGGCGCGAAAGGCAGTCATCCTTGACCATACGCCGGTCGCCCGAAAGAATAACGGCTTCCTCACCGTTCAGCCACCACATGGATGCGGAGTTGGAACCTACTGACATCCGGATGTTCTCCATGTCTTCGGGACATTCTATGACTGTGACTGCCCAGAACAGCACGCCGTACACTTGTTTCTTCAGGCCGGAGGCAAAACGGAAGAGCTTCACGTTGAACAGCTTGCTGTCGAGCGCGTGCCAGGTTAGCTTTTGTTTGCCTACTTTCACTTTATCCCCGTCTTTGGGCAGAACGGTGAATTGATTGGGAAAATACTCGGTTGCAAATGCTTCGCGAATGTAACTGTCGGTAAAGACCGTGTTGGAACGGTTGGGCTTGTCGATGGGTTCCAGCAACAGCCAGCGCTGGATAAAGCCCTCACTGTCAGGTGAAATCATATTCGTGGTTGCCGGAGAAAAGTAGTCTGACAACCGGGGGGACGCTTCATTCTTTTGAGCATAGCCATGTAACCCCATCATAGCCGCGATACAAGCCGCCAACAATGATTTTCGATGGAAGATATTCATCGTTATAGTCTGTTTTATTGATTATACATTATTTCGTTTTAAATAATAGGGGAGCAAACTCTTTCAGACATCTGCGCCAGGTCAGGAACTCGTGGGCAGTGCCCGGAGACTCATAATAGATTGTATTGATTCCTGCGGCCTGCAAGCCGTCACTGAGGTTCTTGGTTCTTTCGGGATGTTCTTCCGAACCGATACCCAGGAAGAAGACGTGTACCTTGTCGTTGAATGCTTTACGATTTTTGAATGCCCCGCCGTACACGGTATCGAGTTGCTTCAGATCGATGCTGCCTGCTCCGCTGAATCCGCCGATATAGGCAAACTTATCCAGATTGTTCAGGGTAGTGTTGAAAGTAAGAAGTCCGCCCCAGGAAAGTCCGGCCATGGCACGGTTGTCCCTATCGGTCAGTGTTCGGAAATTGGAGTCGATATGAGGAATGATTTCATTCACTAAGATAGCAGGAAATTCTGCACCGAATCTTTTTCTTGCACCGTCAGGAGTTTCACCCGGATTGGTCTTGAACACCTCGATATTGCCATTGTCCATGACTACGATCATTGGTTTGGCTTTACCTTCGGCAATCAGGTTATCCATAATGAAATTCATCTTGCCCTGGTTTGCCCAACTCGTTTCGTTTTCTCCCATACCATGTTGCAGGTAGAGCACCGGATACTTCTTGGTAGGGTTCTTGTCATATTCCGCTGGAGTATAGACGATACATCTGCGCCATTCTTTGCGGATATCAGAGTAGTACCAGCTTTGGCTGATCAGTCCGTGAGGCACGTTCTTGATGGAATAGTAGTCCACACCTTTCTCCGGGATTTCAATACCGCTTACCCATTTGCCCATACCGAAGAATGGTTTGCCATTGGGATCGGCGGCACTTACTCCGTCTATTATAACCTGATAGTAGTGGAAGCCTATTACTTCAGGTTCTTTTGATACGAGCGACCAATATCCGTCTGCCTCTTTGGTCATTTCACCTCGGAAACTGATTTCTACTTTCTGGGCGTTGGGAGCGTGTATCCTGAAGTGTACACGTCTGTCCTCACCTATACGGGGATAATCAGCCCCATTGATGTTATGCTCATTGGGAGTGGTTCCTGCCGGAAAATCTTGTTGCTGGGCATTCATTGTGAATGGGAGTACTAACAAAGAAGAAAAAATAAGTTTCAATACATTTTTCATAAGCATTAGAATAAATTAGATATAAAATTAATGATTCAGTGAATTTGTCTATTCAGTGGATGTTGAGCGTAAAATTACTCTGCTAATGCTTTGTGCTGGATTACTATTTTACTTTCGGGGAGGATTTTTTTAGGAGGGTAAGATTAATCCACCGGATAGAAAGAAAAATCCCCTTCCTGATATTGAATAGGAAGGGGATTATAACCCGTCTTTTGCCTTATATGGAAGGGATTTAGTACAACAAAGTCACCTTAACTTTATGCCTTACGCTTGCGATGTCTCCAGCATATTAATCAGTTGTACCCGCTGGATAGAAAAACTATTGCTCTTCTTCTGTACATACTTCAATAATTCAAGCCCATCCTGATGAAGCTTGGATTTCCGCAGCAAGTCGTCTGCTTCCATATCATCAGATATCTTCAGCATAGTCATGGCGGCAAGTTCTATTTTCCCCATTTCATTGGGATCGCCTTTATACCGGTCTACCAGTTCTTGCGTATCCATACTTAACAGCTCATCGGTAGGGAAGCCTAATATCTGCCGGGTCAGACCGTCATATTCAGTCCATTCATTCCAGCGATACTTCTTTTTCTTGAGCAGGGCGTTCACAATCAAAGAAATGATCTCTTGAATCATTCGTATCAGGTAATCTTGTTTAATCATAATTATCTATGTTTTTATAGGTGATGGTAAATCCGGTTAATTGTTTCTCGGAGCTTTGACAATTCC encodes the following:
- a CDS encoding family 43 glycosylhydrolase, which produces MKTKAILLGTAALMFVLTSEKAIAQIGTPYIHDPSTIMECDGKYYTFGTGGGGLISEDGWTWNGGGVRPGGGAAPDAVKIGDRYLIAYSATGGGLGGGHSGKVLTMWNKTLDPNSPDFKYTEPIEVASSVNDEDCDAIDAGLLLDPTDGRLWLSYGTYFGFIRLVELDPATGKRMEGNKEIDIAIDCEATDLIYRDGWYYLLGTHGTCCDGPNSTYNIVVGRSRKVTGPYVDNMGRKMLEGGGKMVIAAGNRQTGPGHFGLFKVADGVEKMSCHFEADFDQGGRSVLGIRPLLWKNGWPVAGEVFKEGTYEIESERRGYALELAVDFVRMEYTRHRFWEKDDTPVVPLKSQTLEDVIGTWPQGKINVRIGDYMFRPHQKWTITAVPDGGGYLGGPYYKIVIEGTNRALAATTDAEVVTVPEFTGAPEQLWRIDQLTDGTYRIMPKEVPGTDKELVLVSVGDSTPSLGEFDMNSDNSKWNFRDH
- a CDS encoding acetylxylan esterase; translated protein: MNIFHRKSLLAACIAAMMGLHGYAQKNEASPRLSDYFSPATTNMISPDSEGFIQRWLLLEPIDKPNRSNTVFTDSYIREAFATEYFPNQFTVLPKDGDKVKVGKQKLTWHALDSKLFNVKLFRFASGLKKQVYGVLFWAVTVIECPEDMENIRMSVGSNSASMWWLNGEEAVILSGDRRMVKDDCLSRRLTLKKGKNIIRGAIINGPGMSDFCVRFLNENGTPVKNITISYK
- a CDS encoding alpha/beta hydrolase-fold protein, with translation MKNVLKLIFSSLLVLPFTMNAQQQDFPAGTTPNEHNINGADYPRIGEDRRVHFRIHAPNAQKVEISFRGEMTKEADGYWSLVSKEPEVIGFHYYQVIIDGVSAADPNGKPFFGMGKWVSGIEIPEKGVDYYSIKNVPHGLISQSWYYSDIRKEWRRCIVYTPAEYDKNPTKKYPVLYLQHGMGENETSWANQGKMNFIMDNLIAEGKAKPMIVVMDNGNIEVFKTNPGETPDGARKRFGAEFPAILVNEIIPHIDSNFRTLTDRDNRAMAGLSWGGLLTFNTTLNNLDKFAYIGGFSGAGSIDLKQLDTVYGGAFKNRKAFNDKVHVFFLGIGSEEHPERTKNLSDGLQAAGINTIYYESPGTAHEFLTWRRCLKEFAPLLFKTK